Proteins from one Prevotella sp. E2-28 genomic window:
- a CDS encoding fumarate hydratase, with product MATPVEFKYAPMFQVGEDKTEYRLLSKEGVSTAEFEGKQIVKVSKEALTLLAQQAFHDVEFMLRREHNLQVAKILTDPEASENDKYVALQFLRNADVACKGILPFCQDTGTAIIHGEKGQQIWTGFEDEEALSRGVYNTFTQDNLRYSQNAPLNMYDEVNTRCNLPAQIDIEATEGAEYKFVMVAKGGGSANKTYFYPMTKATIQNEGTLIPFLVEKMKTLGTAACPPYHIAFVIGGTSAEKNLLTVKLASIKFYDNLPTTGDETGRAFRDIDLEEKLLKEAHKIGLGAQFGGKYLAHDIRVIRLPRHGASCPIGMGVSCSADRNIKAKINADGIWLEKMDENPTELIPEELRRPGEGGKGIEINLNEGIDAVRKELSKYPVSTRVNLKGTIIVARDIAHAKLKARLDAGEGMPEYFKKYPVLYAGPAKTPEGYPCGSMGPTTANRMDPYVDEFQANGASLVMIAKGNRSDVVTEACKKHGGFYLGTIGGVAAVLSKSSIKSIECVEYPELGMEAVWKIDVEDFPAFILVDDKGNDFFKTLKPWTPCKG from the coding sequence ATGGCAACACCAGTAGAATTCAAGTATGCCCCGATGTTTCAGGTGGGCGAAGACAAGACCGAGTATAGACTGCTTTCTAAAGAAGGCGTAAGCACTGCCGAGTTTGAAGGCAAGCAGATTGTGAAGGTTTCTAAGGAGGCTCTGACCCTGTTGGCTCAGCAGGCTTTCCACGATGTAGAGTTCATGCTGCGTCGTGAGCATAACCTTCAGGTGGCAAAGATCCTGACCGACCCTGAGGCCAGCGAGAATGATAAGTACGTAGCCCTGCAGTTCCTGCGCAATGCCGACGTGGCTTGCAAGGGCATCCTGCCTTTCTGTCAGGACACAGGTACCGCCATCATTCATGGTGAGAAGGGACAGCAGATTTGGACTGGCTTTGAGGATGAAGAGGCTCTGAGCCGTGGTGTGTATAACACCTTCACTCAAGACAACCTGCGCTATTCTCAGAACGCACCTCTGAACATGTATGACGAGGTGAATACCCGTTGCAACCTGCCTGCACAGATTGATATCGAGGCTACCGAGGGTGCTGAGTATAAGTTCGTGATGGTAGCAAAGGGTGGTGGCTCTGCTAACAAGACCTACTTCTATCCTATGACGAAGGCTACCATTCAGAACGAGGGTACGCTGATTCCTTTCCTCGTAGAGAAGATGAAGACACTGGGTACAGCAGCTTGTCCTCCTTATCACATCGCTTTCGTGATTGGTGGTACTTCTGCAGAGAAGAACCTGCTCACAGTGAAGCTCGCTTCAATTAAGTTCTACGATAACCTGCCTACTACGGGTGATGAGACTGGTCGTGCCTTCCGTGATATCGACCTTGAGGAGAAACTGCTGAAGGAGGCTCATAAGATTGGACTTGGTGCTCAGTTCGGTGGTAAGTACCTGGCTCACGACATCCGTGTCATTCGTCTGCCTCGTCACGGTGCAAGCTGTCCTATCGGTATGGGCGTTTCTTGTTCTGCCGACCGCAATATCAAGGCTAAGATTAATGCCGATGGAATCTGGCTGGAGAAGATGGACGAGAATCCTACAGAGTTAATTCCTGAGGAACTGCGTCGTCCAGGTGAGGGTGGCAAGGGTATCGAGATTAACCTGAACGAGGGTATCGATGCCGTACGCAAGGAGCTTTCTAAGTATCCTGTTTCTACCCGTGTGAACCTGAAGGGTACCATCATCGTAGCTCGTGATATTGCTCACGCTAAGTTGAAGGCTCGTCTGGATGCTGGTGAGGGTATGCCCGAGTACTTCAAGAAGTATCCTGTGCTGTATGCTGGTCCTGCTAAGACGCCAGAGGGTTATCCCTGTGGTTCTATGGGCCCAACCACAGCCAACCGTATGGATCCCTACGTGGATGAGTTCCAGGCTAATGGCGCTTCACTCGTGATGATTGCCAAAGGTAACCGTTCTGATGTTGTTACTGAGGCTTGTAAGAAGCACGGTGGTTTCTATCTCGGAACTATCGGTGGAGTGGCTGCTGTACTTTCAAAGAGCTCTATCAAGAGCATTGAATGTGTAGAATATCCTGAACTGGGTATGGAAGCAGTGTGGAAGATTGATGTTGAAGACTTCCCCGCATTTATCCTTGTTGACGATAAGGGCAACGACTTCTTCAAGACCTTGAAGCCCTGGACGCCTTGTAAAGGATAA